One genomic region from Capra hircus breed San Clemente chromosome 18, ASM170441v1, whole genome shotgun sequence encodes:
- the APLP1 gene encoding amyloid-like protein 1 isoform X2, with protein sequence MGPASPAARGLGPLLRLLPLLLLLLRVQLAEGNLAGGSPSAAEAPGSAQVAGLCGRPTLHRDLRTGRWEPDPQLSRRCLRDPQRVLEYCRQMYPELQIARVEQATQAIPMEQWCGGARGGNCAHPHHQVVPFHCLPGEFVSEALLVPEGCRFLHQERMDQCESSARRQQEAQEACSSQGLILHGSGMLLPCGADRFRGVEYVCCPPPVTPNPSGTAVGDPSTRSWPPGGRVERGDDEEEEESFLQPVDDYFVEPPRAEEEEEEDRVPPSSSQTPAGVSKVTPTPRPTDGVDVYFGMPGEISEHEGFLRAKMDLEERRMRQINEVMREWAMADNQSKNLPKADRQALNEHFQSILQTLEEQVSGERQRLVETHATRVIALINDQRRAALEGFLAALQGDPPQPERVLLALRRYLRAEQKEQRHTLRHYQHVAAVDPEKAQQMRFQVQTHLQVIEERMNQSLGLLDQNPRLAQELRPQIQELLHSEHLGPSELEAPAPGGSSEDKSGLQPLDPKGDTPMALPKGSTEQDAASSGKDKMTPLEQYERKVNVSIPRGFPFHSSEIQRDELAPAGTGVSREAVSGLLIMGAGGGSLIVLSLLLLRRKKPYGAISHGVVEVDPMLTLEEQQLRELQRHGYENPTYRFLEERP encoded by the exons ATGGGGCCCGCCAGCCCCGCCGCTCGAGGTCTGGGCCCGCTGCTGCGGTTGCtgccactgttgctgctgcttctgcgcGTGCAGCTCGCCGAAGGGAACCTGGCCGGTGGGAGCCCCAGCGCGGCCGAG gccccagggTCTGCGCAGGTGGCTGGACTATGCGGGCGACCAACCCTTCACCGGGACCTGCGCACCGGCCGCTGGGAACCAGACCCACAGCTCTCAAGACGCTGTCTTCGGGACCCGCAGCGCGTGCTGGAGTACTGCAGACAG ATGTACCCGGAGCTGCAGATTGCCCGTGTGGAGCAGGCGACgcaggccatccccatggaacaaTGGTGCGGGGGTGCCCGGGGTGGCAACtgtgcccacccccaccaccaagtTGTGCCTTTCCACTGCCTGC CTGGCGAATTCGTGAGCGAGGCCCTGCTGGTGCCTGAAGGCTGCCGATTCTTGCACCAGGAGCGCATGGACCAGTGCGAGAGTTCAGCCCGGAGGCAGCAGGAAGCACAGGAA GCCTGCAGCTCCCAGGGCCTCATCCTGCATGGCTCAGGCATGCTTTTGCCCTGTGGCGCGGATCGGTTCCGAGGTGTGGAATATGTGTGCTGCCCACCTCCAGTGACCCCCAACCCATCTGGGACAGCAGTCGG TGACCCCTCCACCCGGTCCTGGCCCCCGGGAGGCAGAGTTGAGAGGGGTGATGACGAGGAAGAGGAGGAATCCTTCCTGCAGCCAGTAGATGATTACTTTGTGGAGCCCCCACgagctgaggaggaggaggaggaggacagagTCCCACCCTCAAGCTCCCAGACCCCTGCAGGGGTCAGCAAAG TGACTCCCACCCCGAGACCCACAGATGGTGTGGACGTGTACTTTGGCATGCCTGGAGAAATCAGTGAGCATGAAGGCTTCCTGAGGGCCAAGATGGATCTGGAGGAGCGCAGGATGCGCCAGATTAATGAG GTGATGCGTGAGTGGGCCATGGCTGACAACCAGTCCAAGAACCTGCCTAAAGCCGACAGACAGGCCCTGAATGAG CACTTCCAGTCCATCCTGCAGACCCTGGAGGAGCAGGTGTCCGGCGAGCGACAGCGCCTGGTGGAGACCCATGCCACCCGAGTTATTGCCCTGATCAATGACCAGCGCCGGGCCGCCTTGGAAGGTTTCCTGGCGGCGCTGCAGGGGGATCCGCCTCAG CCGGAGCGGGTCCTGCTGGCCCTGCGGCGCTACCTGCGAGCTGAGCAGAAGGAGCAGAGGCACACACTGAGGCACTACCAGCATGTGGCTGCCGTGGACCCCGAGAAGGCCCAGCAGATGCGCTTCCAG GTGCAGACCCACCTTCAAGTAATTGAGGAAAGGATGAATCAGAGCCTGGGGCTGCTTGACCAAAACCCCCGCCTGGCTCAGGAGTTGCGGCCCCAGATCC AGGAACTCCTCCACTCTGAACACCTGGGCCCCAGTGAGCTGGAAGCCCCTGCCCCAGGGGGCAGCAGTGAGGACAAGagtgggctacagcccctggATCCCAAGGGTG ATACCCCCATGGCCCTTCCCAAAG GGTCCACAGAACAAGATGCCGCATCCTCTGGGAAAGACAAGATGACTCCCCTGGAGCAGTACGAACGGAAG GTGAATGTGTCCATTCCAAGGGGCTTTCCTTTCCACTCATCGGAGATTCAGAGGGACGAGCTG GCCCCAGCTGGCACAGGCGTGTCCCGAGAGGCCGTGTCCGGTCTGCTGATCATGGGAGCTGGCGGGGGCTCCCTCATCGTCCTCTCCCTGTTGCTCTTGCGCCGGAAGAAGCCCTATGGGGCCATCAGCCATGGAGTGGTGGAG GTGGACCCCATGCTGACCCTGGAGGAGCAGCAGCTCCGTGAACTGCAGCGTCATGGCTATGAGAACCCCACCTACCGCTTCCTGGAGGAACGACCCTGA
- the APLP1 gene encoding amyloid-like protein 1 isoform X1 — MGPASPAARGLGPLLRLLPLLLLLLRVQLAEGNLAGGSPSAAEAPGSAQVAGLCGRPTLHRDLRTGRWEPDPQLSRRCLRDPQRVLEYCRQMYPELQIARVEQATQAIPMEQWCGGARGGNCAHPHHQVVPFHCLPGEFVSEALLVPEGCRFLHQERMDQCESSARRQQEAQEACSSQGLILHGSGMLLPCGADRFRGVEYVCCPPPVTPNPSGTAVGDPSTRSWPPGGRVERGDDEEEEESFLQPVDDYFVEPPRAEEEEEEDRVPPSSSQTPAGVSKVTPTPRPTDGVDVYFGMPGEISEHEGFLRAKMDLEERRMRQINEVMREWAMADNQSKNLPKADRQALNEHFQSILQTLEEQVSGERQRLVETHATRVIALINDQRRAALEGFLAALQGDPPQPERVLLALRRYLRAEQKEQRHTLRHYQHVAAVDPEKAQQMRFQVQTHLQVIEERMNQSLGLLDQNPRLAQELRPQIQELLHSEHLGPSELEAPAPGGSSEDKSGLQPLDPKGADTPMALPKGSTEQDAASSGKDKMTPLEQYERKVNVSIPRGFPFHSSEIQRDELAPAGTGVSREAVSGLLIMGAGGGSLIVLSLLLLRRKKPYGAISHGVVEVDPMLTLEEQQLRELQRHGYENPTYRFLEERP; from the exons ATGGGGCCCGCCAGCCCCGCCGCTCGAGGTCTGGGCCCGCTGCTGCGGTTGCtgccactgttgctgctgcttctgcgcGTGCAGCTCGCCGAAGGGAACCTGGCCGGTGGGAGCCCCAGCGCGGCCGAG gccccagggTCTGCGCAGGTGGCTGGACTATGCGGGCGACCAACCCTTCACCGGGACCTGCGCACCGGCCGCTGGGAACCAGACCCACAGCTCTCAAGACGCTGTCTTCGGGACCCGCAGCGCGTGCTGGAGTACTGCAGACAG ATGTACCCGGAGCTGCAGATTGCCCGTGTGGAGCAGGCGACgcaggccatccccatggaacaaTGGTGCGGGGGTGCCCGGGGTGGCAACtgtgcccacccccaccaccaagtTGTGCCTTTCCACTGCCTGC CTGGCGAATTCGTGAGCGAGGCCCTGCTGGTGCCTGAAGGCTGCCGATTCTTGCACCAGGAGCGCATGGACCAGTGCGAGAGTTCAGCCCGGAGGCAGCAGGAAGCACAGGAA GCCTGCAGCTCCCAGGGCCTCATCCTGCATGGCTCAGGCATGCTTTTGCCCTGTGGCGCGGATCGGTTCCGAGGTGTGGAATATGTGTGCTGCCCACCTCCAGTGACCCCCAACCCATCTGGGACAGCAGTCGG TGACCCCTCCACCCGGTCCTGGCCCCCGGGAGGCAGAGTTGAGAGGGGTGATGACGAGGAAGAGGAGGAATCCTTCCTGCAGCCAGTAGATGATTACTTTGTGGAGCCCCCACgagctgaggaggaggaggaggaggacagagTCCCACCCTCAAGCTCCCAGACCCCTGCAGGGGTCAGCAAAG TGACTCCCACCCCGAGACCCACAGATGGTGTGGACGTGTACTTTGGCATGCCTGGAGAAATCAGTGAGCATGAAGGCTTCCTGAGGGCCAAGATGGATCTGGAGGAGCGCAGGATGCGCCAGATTAATGAG GTGATGCGTGAGTGGGCCATGGCTGACAACCAGTCCAAGAACCTGCCTAAAGCCGACAGACAGGCCCTGAATGAG CACTTCCAGTCCATCCTGCAGACCCTGGAGGAGCAGGTGTCCGGCGAGCGACAGCGCCTGGTGGAGACCCATGCCACCCGAGTTATTGCCCTGATCAATGACCAGCGCCGGGCCGCCTTGGAAGGTTTCCTGGCGGCGCTGCAGGGGGATCCGCCTCAG CCGGAGCGGGTCCTGCTGGCCCTGCGGCGCTACCTGCGAGCTGAGCAGAAGGAGCAGAGGCACACACTGAGGCACTACCAGCATGTGGCTGCCGTGGACCCCGAGAAGGCCCAGCAGATGCGCTTCCAG GTGCAGACCCACCTTCAAGTAATTGAGGAAAGGATGAATCAGAGCCTGGGGCTGCTTGACCAAAACCCCCGCCTGGCTCAGGAGTTGCGGCCCCAGATCC AGGAACTCCTCCACTCTGAACACCTGGGCCCCAGTGAGCTGGAAGCCCCTGCCCCAGGGGGCAGCAGTGAGGACAAGagtgggctacagcccctggATCCCAAGGGTG CAGATACCCCCATGGCCCTTCCCAAAG GGTCCACAGAACAAGATGCCGCATCCTCTGGGAAAGACAAGATGACTCCCCTGGAGCAGTACGAACGGAAG GTGAATGTGTCCATTCCAAGGGGCTTTCCTTTCCACTCATCGGAGATTCAGAGGGACGAGCTG GCCCCAGCTGGCACAGGCGTGTCCCGAGAGGCCGTGTCCGGTCTGCTGATCATGGGAGCTGGCGGGGGCTCCCTCATCGTCCTCTCCCTGTTGCTCTTGCGCCGGAAGAAGCCCTATGGGGCCATCAGCCATGGAGTGGTGGAG GTGGACCCCATGCTGACCCTGGAGGAGCAGCAGCTCCGTGAACTGCAGCGTCATGGCTATGAGAACCCCACCTACCGCTTCCTGGAGGAACGACCCTGA